Proteins from one Gasterosteus aculeatus chromosome 11, fGasAcu3.hap1.1, whole genome shotgun sequence genomic window:
- the rnf151 gene encoding RING finger protein 151, producing MADPEVSSQSGGFDVELFVDTPDYDLICTICQGVLRCPVRAACHHIFCKKCILQWLKRQETCPCCRKTVNPSLIFVMFKLSKSIGRMTIKCKNEIRGCAETFSLSEQYRHSMSCLYELIPCPYQGCRAQLLRRDLDTHARHCEHWRQPCHMGCGTILSHRTQAQHNCYKQLRQEYEVRQRNHRAIATALQRKMRRMQSTMAHMKRQIGLICESLEVMDDLHEVEEEDLGESSGSSSGTLSSNNSNG from the exons ATG GCGGACCCAGAAGTGTCATCACAGAGTGGGGGCTTTGATGTGGAGCTGTTTGTGGACACTCCAGACTACGATCTGATCTGTACCATATGCCAGGGGGTCCTCAGGTGTCCAGTAAGAGCTGCATGCCACCACATATTCTGCAAGAAATGCATCTTACAGTGGCTCAAGAG GCAGGAGACCTGCCCCTGCTGCAGGAAAACTGTAAACCCAAGCTTGATCTTTGTCATGTTCAAGCTGAGCAAATCTATTGGACGAATGACTATCAAG TGTAAGAATGAGATCCGTGGTTGTGCAgagaccttctctctctctgagcagtACCGCCACAGCATGAGCTGTCTGTACGAGCTCATTCCATGCCCGTACCAGGGCTGCCGGGCGCAGCTCCTCCGCAGGGACCTGGACACCCACGCACGCCACTGTGAACACTGGCGTCAGCCCTGCCACATGGGCTGCGGGACGATTCTCTCCCACCGCACCCAGGCCCAACACAACTGCTACAAGCAACTGAGGCAGGAGTATGAGGTCAGACAGAGGAACCACAGGGCCATCGCTACTGCcctgcagaggaagatgaggaggatgcAGAGCACCATGGCGCACATGAAGAGGCAGATAGGGCTGATCTGTGAAAGCCTGGAAGTGATGGACGATCTGCATGAAGTGGAAGAGGAGGACCTTGGAGAGAGCAGTGGCAGCTCCAGTGGGACTCTAAGTAGCAACAACAGTAACGGCTGA
- the rps2 gene encoding small ribosomal subunit protein uS5, with translation MADDAGGRGGFRGGFGDRGRGRGRGRGRGRGRGRGARGGKSEDKEWVPVTKLGRLVKDLKIKSLEEIYLYSLPIKESEIIDFFLGSSLKDEVLKIMPVQKQTRAGQRTRFKAFVAIGDYNGHVGLGVKCSKEVATAIRGAIILAKLSIVPVRRGYWGNKIGKPHTVPCKVTGRCGSVLVRLIPAPRGTGIVSAPVPKKLLTMAGIDDCYTSARGCTATLGNFAKATFDAICKTYSYLTPDLWKETIFTKSPYQEFTDHLAKTHARLPLQRGQSVGTPTA, from the exons ATGGCGGACGACGCCGGTGGTAGAGGAGGTTTTCGCGGAGGGTTCGGGGATCGTGGTCGCGGCCGGGGCCGTGGACGCGGGAGAGGCCGCGGCAGGGGACGCGGGGCCCGCGGCGGCAAGTCCGAGGACAAGGAA TGGGTGCCAGTCACCAAGCTGGGCCGCCTGGTGAAAGACCTGAAGATCAAATCCCTGGAGGAGATCTACCTGTACTCTCTGCCCATCAAG GAGTCTGAGATCATCGATTTCTTCCTGGGTTCCAGTCTGAAGGATGAGGTGCTCAAGATCATGCCTGTCCAGAAGCAGACCAGAGCTGGTCAGCGCACTAGGTTCAAG GCCTTTGTTGCCATCGGTGACTACAATGGTCATGTTGGGCTGGGGGTGAAGTGCTCCAAAGAGGTGGCTACAGCCATCCGCGGTGCCATCATCCTGGCCAAGCTGTCCATTGTCCCCGTCAGGAGAGGTTATTGGGGTAACAAGATCGGCAAGCCCCACACCGTGCCCTGCAAGGTGACAGGCCGCTGTGGCTCTGTCCTGGTGCGTCTCATCCCAGCCCCCCGTGGTACTGGTATTGTGTCCGCTCCCGTGCCCAAGAAGCTGCTCACCATGGCCGGTATTGATGATTGCTACACCTCTGCCAGGGGCTGCACTGCCACCCTCGGCAACTTTG CTAAGGCCACCTTCGATGCCATCTGCAAGACTTACAGCTATCTGACCCCTGACCTGTGGAAGGAGACCATCTTTACAAAGTCACCATACCAGGAGTTCACTGATCATCTGGCCAAGACTCATGCCAGGTTGCCATTGCAGAGGGGACAGTCTGTCGGGACCCCTACCGCCTAA